The sequence below is a genomic window from Harmonia axyridis chromosome 1, icHarAxyr1.1, whole genome shotgun sequence.
GGCTCATAAGGCTTGCTTATTCGATCAAAGACCTTCTTTTGCTTCTGAATGTATTTCTTCCTCCCATCAGGAGGCTGGCCCTAGCAAATTCTCCTCATCCTCCCCAATCAAATCAAAAGGTTTTTCTCAACTTCAATCCTTTTCTCAGGCTAGTTCATACGACTACAGCCAGAACGAACAGTTTACATTAGAAGATAACTCGATTTACCCTAGACAAATAATCACATATAACGAGGACTACCTACGTTGTCTTAAGTTGATTTATACatattttagtgtttttttttttatttacttataGACCTTTTCCGGTTCAATTTTccttttcttgttttttctttaagtttacatttagattttttttcataatcccTTTAATGGAAATTAAAGTTCTTCAGTGGAACATTAGATCTTTCGTATCGAACTTTAATGATCTGAAGATCCTTATTAAGGAATTGAATCCGGATATAATAGCTTTAAGTGAGACCTTTTTGCGCTCATACATAGATGTTTCCTTGTCCGGTTATTCTCTGTTGAGACTTAACATCTATGAGGCTATCTTCTCCCATAGAGAAGAGATAACGAGCTTATTATTGGAATTTCTTAGATGCTCGAATTTGCATGTATAGCTTGTAGATTTTGGAGTCATATAGTACGTTAACAGTTCAGCATTATAATATCCTTTATCCTTTCAGATTTTTCCTAGTGTTTGTGTTTCATCCTGTGTTCTCCACGGGGTTAAGCTACAAGTCAGCCTATTTGTCAAGTTGAACAATCTAAACGTTTACAATAATCCGTATTCAAAGTCTCAGTCCGGTATAGATTAGTTCTAGACTCCTACAGCCCTGGGAACCGGATTGACAATTCACCGTCCACAAAGAGATTGGAAGCATAGCCTGCGGGCTGTTCCATGGTGCTAAGTATCCTTAGTTTGGGGGCTGCTAACGAGGAAGCTATAGCATTgagataaagaagaagaagaagaagaagaaaagttaccaatacaatcccattgaaaaagtggccaccctgtatatattatattttagatTCCAATAATATAATTGGGAATGAAAGATCAATAATATTCAACAGAACATTTATTTCTTATGGAGGCTACACTGctgaatgaatggaataaaaccGATGTTAAATGTTACATATGTTTTTCTTATCTGCGCAGCAGTTAGCAACTCCGAAaacattcaatacaaaaatcaatatATAACACTACCTGTATAAACCTTTTTATCATTACACtcttttgataaatttttagaGTTGTTTGTTCTGACTAGAGGGTATTTTCGGGAAGAAATTTACCTGGCGCCCATTTTATTAACTATTATATCTTACCATCTTGAAGAATCCCCCTCGTCTCCACTGAGGCAAGCCGCGGATACCTAAGTAGGTAGTTCACGTAAAAACCTAAATTTTGAGGTTACAAAATTTTGAGGTTACAAACTATCTCAGGAGTGGTCCATCTATTCATTTTATGATTGCCTGTTGCCAATTTCACTGGACCCCAAGATTCAAATGAACTGCGAATCGCATCAACAAATGTTTGAAAACATTTATCCACATCAACAATTTCATAAATAGCATGAAAATCGTAAATCgacatttgaaaaacaaaattgtcAATATTTTGTTGACTCTTGTTTCTGATCAATTTTGAACCACCCTATGTATTTCTATAAAATATGTTATTAAATTCAACCAAGATAGCACGGTGGTCACTTAAAAGAGGTTCAAAAACTTTTACATTAGAGTCAGatacagtgacggctcgtcagggtcggcagggtcggccgggccgacccaaaaattatcgggaaatagaaaataattctagatattcaattcattcaaactcaatcggagttatcgatttcgatatccaaattccctcggtaatgaatatttccactcagaacaggaaaatatagcttataccggccaatattttctttcggacccacctaatattcgatttccaaagcatccagcgttgttattccctttcataaattgtaacaaaccacaatcgtaaatggttacttttcgtaacatcaccccaaacaggttattccagaattgtacgtaacaccgtaacattaggtctgaaatgtaacacaaatgttacaattatacaattgcaacccctggaatgtcactgaaagcatctcatcacgttaggtcggccaagagccgatggcggaaccagcgctaccgagagcgctacgtaaaggaaaagatactacgacatacgcccagaatacgaccactcaatagaacggcacaacaaatcgatgtaaggtcgcttcccaatacacagggtcggctggccggttatcgtattgcagagcgtcaagcagcaacttttcacagtttatttcaaatatttgataattaaatgaatggttaatttatgtatttatttatatttttattaaattatgagacattatgtcttaatcagaaaagaactcatttatgccgttcgatagtagctattgattttcagatcatgaaaatataattaatatattcaaatgaatggttaattatgggatattacatctcaatcagaaaagaacttatttatgccgttcgatagtagttaggtattgattttctgatcatgaaaatataattaatatattccttacttcgaaaacatcctgatttcaaaagttctgtaatttcgagggagaaaattcgcgaggaaataaataattctgcgtgcttttcttgggaaatagacgaaacaacggatgttaaatgtttttgtcagatgtcagtaattttccgcttcgttcgagaaggtaaaatatccgaacgattttggggttttttcgatgttagtaaaggtcgaaccgcgaatgatattttcaataccttgttggacaattttaaagatttcaatttagcgactaaattagtaggtcaaacatatgacggggcagctgtgatggcgggggaaattaatgggttacaagcgcgaataaaaacaattgctcctcaagcactattcacgcactattatgcacataaattgaatttagtgttacaagattcgaccaagaaaatcaatgagtatagcgtgtttttttcgaatctttcaggattttcgtcgtttttcactgaatcaagtaaacgcactaatattctagacgaaatttgcaaaaaaagattaccctctagctcggaaactcattggaatttcaaatctcgcgctgtaaaaacaatattcgataagagataagaattaattgaagtttttgatcatatcagcgacaaattagatgaatgggatgatattacaatacgtgaagctaccggtctgaggaaaatgttgaatgatttcgaatttttgttcattctccactcttttaatttgattttacatacacagatcccgttttttctataatccagcataagttatcagatataacttattgcaacgccagaatcacttctttattatcgactctgaaaaaatttcgcacagaagatgagtatttcattcgctcatattcagaagtagaaaaactcccagaagtaatgccactgagtgctagacgtcgaaaacgtaaaatagattccgaaattcagctcacggataattcctcaatgaaacggcttttttgtgaaattctggatttaattataacatttcatcacttcattttttggaactaatgaattttaataaatttgatatatacgttcgtaattttccggagtgtggccgacccacatctcgagggcacgagccgtcactggtcAGATAGATCTGCGTTTGTTAAAATATAGTCCACTTTTGAAACAGATGTACGACCAGTTATATCAGTAAATACTGTCATAGGATCTTGTGacgaaattttcaaatcaaaacaaCCAATCAAATCCATAAATAGCTTACGGTTAATACATTCAGATTTCAGAAAGTCGATGTTAAGGTCACCACACACAAAGATAATGTCAACCAAATTAGAACAATAGTTTAGAGCATCCGTTAATCTATCaagaaaaactttaaatttacCGGAACACGGGCGATAAACACTTATAATGCCTAACCCAATGCTCCTTAACCATCACAGAAATTCCGCACATTTCACAATGCATCTCATCGGAAAAATTCGACACGCacaaatttttcactttaatACCAGCTTTTGAATAGATCATCGTTCCTCCATGTGCTCGATAAGGGCGGCAATAATATTCAGCCAAAAGATAGCCAggtattttcattgatttgacaCCTTCGGTACTGCACCAGTGTTCAGCAATACTCACAATATCAGGACCACTATCAGCCAGGAGTAATTCCAGGCTTTCTAATTTATTGGATATACACTGGACGTTTAGCTGAAGAACTCTCAAATTATCTTTAGATGTATTTAGTCCGTTGGACGGTTCGTCCTTTTgggatgaaaaaataatattactgCATACATGCATTGGTACATAATGATTAGAAATTTTAGGTTATGTCTAATTTCAGAcaattttcttaattttataTCCCTCATTTCTTTCCATTAGTCTTCCCATTAATTGATGCTTCGAATCATTCAATTGaagtagtatattctaaaacaagttgcggAATGGGCTCCAATTACAACACGaattcgaaattcgaaaacgagtgaCTAAGGAACGAGTTAggaagttttgtgaaatattgtcgaaagtcaatgaaaaattcagattatacattctagtgacttttgtattgtatcttggcagttggcgttacgaaaattgataagattcggaatttgaatttgaattctacgtatcgaattttgaattaatttataattactcattatattcttgaattatgtctgacgaaatcgatttaacacaacCAGaaataagagaaattgcgaataattttgcaaatcatttcattatatagacagagtcactacaccaAATTATATATCAACAATTGGCGTGTGTTGAACAAAACgataaatataactgaaaacaatgatgtaagatgtaatgagctcattacagcactgtttttagtaatgtaatgaactcattacggtACTGAAATTGGGTTTGAGTTGAATAgcttgctagacttcgccctgGATATCATGATTGCCAGGCATATTATAATCCTGCTTCTCTGTATAAAAACGTTATTAATAAATAGAGAAAAGTACTTACATTAATGTCATATGAAGACCAAATGTTTGATGCTAGCTGTTATATGTTTTATTACTCTATATAGAGGGGTTGTTAAGAGTTTTGAGGGAATCAAGTAGTGGGTTTTTGAATCTCATAGAGACAGAAAGGAATATTTGAAAATCGTTGATTCGGGTTTTTTCCTGTGAAGTATACGAATGAATTAAGTTCATCCCAGTTAGAGTTCAGTCTTTCTCGTCTCTGCTCGAGCCGGTTCCTACTGACAAACCCAAAATATTGTCAAAAagctgatttttttaataaactgaaaaacatttcaattgtAAGTTTTGTAAACAAGCACGACATCTgaaagatgaaaataattctaATATCGTATTTGGTTGCGCTATAGTTGTTAACTTGAAAACCGAAAATCACTTATATCTCCACAACAGCTCATTCGCGGCCCATGTTTATATGCGATTTTTACTTATTTTAAGGCACATAATCAGCtcccaaaatattgaaatttttttttaacacccGGTATATAGGTACCTACTTATGAAGTAAAGGGATCTCAATTGTATGCACGTTTGTCACCCTCTCTATGTTGAAACAATgctgatttgaatttttcaatggcCAATTTACACAATTTACACAAACTCTCAGCCTTTATACTGCGACATAAGTCCTGCGGCCACAGATTTTTACTCTATGATTACGTGGTCTTCAGTATATAAGAATTGATGACAGCTTCTTTCTGTGCTTATTTCTCAAGTATTGTATTGTCATGTTTAATGTCATGTTGcaaattttacatattttcattGCATTTTTGTTGGACGGCAACAGAAGTAAGCTTCTGGAGAAAGTATTATTCCAAGGGATGATTTCAGTTCATATTTCAATCAGTCAGTCAACAAAATGCTCGGAGAGTCGTATTGTAGGAGGTGCTGAGTGCAGCATTGAATCAACTCCTTTCATAGTATCCATCCGTTCTACTAATCGCTTGAAACATTATTGTGGTGGTTCCTTGGTATCCCCTCAGTGGGTGTTATCAGCTGCCCACTGCTTCGACAGACCTTTGAATCCTTGGGATGTCACTGTCGTAGCTGGACTATCGAAATCCCAGAGGCATAAAACTCAAGCAGTGCAAGCAGAAAGAATTTTTAATCACGAAGAATATGATAACATCAGGATCATCAATGACATTTCTTTAATTCTTCTTGAAAGaagaataataatgtttattaagGTCATAGCGCTCATAAACTTACCAAGTAGAGGTTTAGAAGCTGACCTTTCAAAATACTGCAATAGAAAATTCATAGTAGCAGGATGGGGTTCAACAGAAGCCTGGATTAACAATCCTCCTAAATACAGTCCATCTGGTCATCTCAGGTGCGTTGATATACCCTATATGACAAATACAGAATGTGCACAGTATTCATATGCTGCGCACAATCCGAATGTGATTTGTACTCTGGAGCCAGGCGGAGGTAAGGATGCTTGTCAAGGTGACTCAGGTGGTCCTTTATTTTGTGATTGGATTCAGTATGGCATCGTTTCCTATGGTAGTGGATGTGCTGCACCTAATAGACCTGGGTTTTACACAAGAGTTGATAAATATTTAGATTTTATCGAGACAACAATAGAAACACACAAAAGTTGTTGTCATAGGTTATGTATACAATGTTCGTTTTATTTCCTATCACATGTATTTGTGAAGATGTATAAAAGCCTTGTTATTGGAATTGATTAGATTTTTTCGGTCTGTTCAAGATGAACTTTAGATCGAaacatttttcttcttttatttctgTGAAGAGGATacctatattatatattttttcaccaAATAGGGACCTCATCAAATGAGAAAGAACACTACTTCCCCCAGTAATATAATTATCCGAACAGCTACTCTACCGATGAGTGTTTCTTTTCTTAATTACCAAAAATCTCAAATAAGTATTGAAGTATCTctaaaggcggccactcacgatgctaccatgttcgagcgttcggataattttacagtcgggcagctcgggacacgaccgcacgactgaaaatcagagaatgaacttgactgcccgactggaatctcttgaacgcctgcttccaaacgctcgaaaaaacgcctcgtgagtgaCGGGCATAAATGGCCCCGAGACAAAGCACGAAATTCGTTGAACAATACACAAGACTGCCTCAGTAGTACAGTGAACTGAAGAGTCGACTGTGGGCCGAAAGTACCGGGTTCGAATACTGGCTAGGTCATgtacatgtctggtgatggtTAGTTTAGAGGCTAATGACTGTAGTACTCGATgccttcaacaacaaaaaaccgTTCCGACAACGAACGTTAACAGCAGAATGCTCCTCAAATGCTATCTATCACTAGTGCAGATAGAAAAGGGTAAACAAAGTACTAggcaaaatattgaaacatcGAAATCTGCGATTCCGAAAAACCCGATGCAGCCTACTAGTGTAAACAAACAGTCTAATTTTTCTTCTGATcaattcgaatttgaatttgTGGGTAGAGCTTTCAAGTCAAGCTTcatcaagaatttcaaaaattaaaatgaatctgATTGGATAAAATGAAAGCTAAAAGACGTAATTTTGTAGTTGGTCAATGTAATGAGGTAGGAACCATTCAGACTGTACCGAAATGGGTCTTTCTACAGATCAACAGATTACATCCAACTACCAAAACTAGTAATTTAGTGGACATTTTAAAGGATACGTTTCCCGATGTTAGTTGTGAAGTAAATGCTTCTAAATACCCTGACAAGTATGCCTCTATGAAGGTAACAATCCGGCAAGAACATCTCAAAGAAGCCTGTAAATGAGAGATCTGGCCTTCAGGAGCAATTGTGTTGAGGTTTTTTGACTGAAAAAGGGTGATAACTCAACAATTAGATCATCAAATCcattaattcaattattcaacACAATAAGTATTATCTATCAAAATGGACAGTCATGAGAAAATAGTATCGACAAACTTGAACAGTTAGGTAATTGCAGAGAACCCAGATTGTTCTATTCTCTGCATAACAGAACACTGAAAATCAAGGGACCAAATCTGCAAATTGCAAATCAAAAACTTCAAGTTAGTGGAGAGCGGGAAATAGGAAAATACGGTGGCTCGGCAATTTTCAttacgaaaaatatttctgcaaaaCAATGTATATCCATAAGTAACCTATCTATCGGAGAATTTGAATACAGTGTGAAGTAAATAAAATGAAGATATTAATTGTATCAGTGTACAGACCTCCAAATGGAACTattgaggtattttttgaatgtttGTTGTCCGAAAAAATTGAACCCAATAACATCATATTTATAGCGGGGGACTTCAAAATCGAAATTAAAGAAGAGAGTAACACTAAAAACAGGTTATTTACTCTGTCGAATCATTTTTCTATTCAACCTATACCTAATTAATGAATACACCAGAGTAACTCATCTCCCAAAAAGTTCTCtagataaaatatatatttacttTATGGTTAAGCTAAAAGCTGAGGTTTTTTGAGTACCACATTTCTGATCAAGAAGCATCTTTTGAAATGAGTAATAATCCTAAGAATAACTatactttttcgaaaaatattttttactgaCGAAAACACAACTTTTCCGAAGTAAACTTTCACAAGAAACGTGGACAAATGTTTATATGTCTGAAAAATCTAATGTCAATGAACAACGGCgtgttttcagtaatttttaagcCTTTTCAATGAATCTTTTCctttatatatattctttttaggaagagcaatacaaattgttgatttcaaacaatgaagcatataTGGCgataaatctcagtattagcagagtaAATGTAaatggggcatcatacatttcaacgtatgatacaagagaacagataaaaacctcagcaaaaactctgtctccccgtataggtgtagtgattggtttatgTAATTGTTTACAAAagaagctgacatatttatattgaagggcttcttttTCATCCAAATAAAATAGATGCTATTTTGTCTTTCAGATGGATCAAAGACAGAATAGCATTTCATGAGAGTGATGcaagaagaaatttaagaacttGTGCCTTAGCTATACATGCGAACAATAATGACCATGTAATAGATTATTCTAACACGAAATTACTCTTTAAGGAACCCCATTACCATAAAAGATTATTCATGGAGATGTTATCGATAGCAGTGACAGACAATACTATAAATACAAAGCAAGATACTAACAATCTTAATAACATCTACTCCTACTTGATTGAATTGTCGAAGaatttcgcatccaccatttcttAGTTTCAAGACCTgctaataataaacaaaattaagaaagtgaatataattctgtggaaccGGACGTCAATTATGTCTTTCTTTGACGGGTGGTGTCATGGTTTATTTACCTTAAATGAATTGATGTCTCACAGAATATATGAGTTTTATCAATATTATAAGTTATTTGTTAaatctttattactgtgagagagtagttgggttgaactattttgtttttcaatattttgaaataagattaacaggaaggaataaaaccacaatatatgtacgttagttttgtgaatttcctagatcgaaacatcctaacttTTTTGtctagtatatatatatatatatatatatatatatatatatatatatatatatatatatatatatatatatcggatTTCTACAGCTGTCGCCGTCTCTCCGTCCCCAACTTCCAATTTCTCCTCTCGTAGCATCATTCTCCTCTAATCATATATAATGTCCTTACTACTATGTACTGTTGCAATGGTGAGGTTCGCATATTTAAAATTCGAGCAGAAAGTATGTGAGATTCCAACAAAAACACACAAAACAGTACTCattcaatgcaaaatttgaATCACTGCATTTTGCTGAcagtttttctgaatcattcagaGAAGCCTTATATTTCACAGAAAAAGATTCAGGTTCTTAGTTATTGCGATTATTCAATTATATCCAGTTTTGTTAGAGTGTTATTGTGTTTACGGATTGCCAATaggacggacggacagaattgaagtTAACCACGAATTGGTCTTCAGTGAGTCTTTTGGGGCTATCCAGGTACACAATTCTAGAATTATAAATATCATGACGAAAAAATGATAGAGCCATCTGTTTGTGGAACAACCGCTAAAATAGgttataattaataatattgtAATTGTAATAGAGAGTTGGATTCATTCAATACAAGCAATCCGAACGATTCGAAGGAGGGTAGAAATAATATCAGATATTTCCGAGAAAGGGCACAGAATACTCGAAACCCCTTATTCAGTCAGACATATTGTTTTCATGACAACGTGAAGCATTTCCAtcgaaacaataacaaatagCTGAAACTTACGTTTCCGTAAATTTTCTATTCTATAGAATTCATGACATGTTCAACTACTCAATACTGAGGTTTTTCATTTCGCAAGTGAATTTTTGATAACAAAGTGATGGATTTTCGTCTTGAGTGGGTCAAATCAaagattctaaaatattttggtctgaaatctgaaaaatatttcaatgatatgcTATCCAACGTCGACGACCTGGAAGAtcaaatatactcgtttttggATGATGATATCGTGGCCCAAGATGAAAGCCAGAGAAGGTTTTTCTATGTTTATAAAGAATCCTTTGAAACTCTCATAGAAGAGGAAATTTTAGTGCCTGAAATAGGTGAGACGATAATAATGTTCGTTTTTCTTATTTAATCACTGGAAATCGGTTAACCACTAAAACTCTTACACATATTACAACTAGTGAGATATCAACAACCATTAGAATAAATGGAAcagtaaaaattatttgatataagGGTAAACAGTCggttaattttttcttcctCTTTAACTAATCACTTATTCAAGTTGAAATTTTAAGTGAGAAAACCAAAACCACCTGTAGTTGAACCAATACCTCCACCTGAACCACCAAaaggaaaaaaaggaaaaggaaAGGAAAAGAAAGGAAAAGACAAAAAAATATCACAGGAGGAGATAAATGGGGAGCAATCTCCAAAAACAGTAATAGATGCAGGTACTGTGCTTTCATAATTTTATTCTCAGTTGCTTCCTCCAATGTGTATATTGATATTGTTTATTTGGaataggaataataataaaggaaaaactgGGTTTTGCTGGAATTATAGGAATAATGCCAGTAATAAACTGCATATtctattaaatgttttatatcaactgaaaatagtGCGTTTAAGAGGTGATCTATGGTCCCCTATCAGCAAATTATGTTGTTGTTTGAtaagatttatattatttccataaataaatcTTTGCATTTGTTCGAGGAAAACAAATGCCAACCCTTCCTGAAATTTCTTAACTTCAGATTTTTGAGAATATagaatcaaaaaattataaacatgAATTTGAGATTCATACTGTCAATAATATTTCTTATTGCTAGTTGCGTATATTGATCCGGTTTGCGACTCCACTTGAGCTTTAATCATAGACGTATCAAAATTAGGATAATAAGTCTATGGCTTTAATGCATTATATTGCTCAGTTCTCTATATGTCTCTAGTATTCGTTGTTCTCTAGACCatcgatttttcatttgtttcgtATATTCCATGCTCTCCTCGGTTGGTTTTTATCGAATTTCGAAGAATCGGCAACGAGCTCAATATGgctattcatttatttctagAGTTCATCAGGATTCAATAGATTGATTTTTATGCGttattttgctgaaaatttATCTGCATTTATTCAAAGATATCTTGTTT
It includes:
- the LOC123681324 gene encoding trypsin-like, which produces MFNVMLQILHIFIAFLLDGNRSKLLEKVLFQGMISVHISISQSTKCSESRIVGGAECSIESTPFIVSIRSTNRLKHYCGGSLVSPQWVLSAAHCFDRPLNPWDVTVVAGLSKSQRHKTQAVQAERIFNHEEYDNIRIINDISLILLERRIIMFIKVIALINLPSRGLEADLSKYCNRKFIVAGWGSTEAWINNPPKYSPSGHLRCVDIPYMTNTECAQYSYAAHNPNVICTLEPGGGKDACQGDSGGPLFCDWIQYGIVSYGSGCAAPNRPGFYTRVDKYLDFIETTIETHKSCCHRLCIQCSFYFLSHVFVKMYKSLVIGID